In Virgibacillus sp. NKC19-16, a single genomic region encodes these proteins:
- a CDS encoding YwhD family protein: MSSEQDQPKKKNAFTIIKDDSTDGHGGYGAGTVSLENMSPVIVDPAEAQAYVDMDVMHARSKVERRVKIIPNRDEVPNGKLYWFVWVNVERNENGPFYAGVAGSEFIVDRSIKRAYKSMPQHVTHMEKSLKGKIVVEHMDEPSKKVLKDFLVDFDEDMWKNSTDELKQALPE, encoded by the coding sequence ATGAGTTCAGAGCAAGATCAGCCGAAGAAGAAAAATGCGTTTACCATTATTAAGGATGATTCAACAGACGGCCATGGGGGTTATGGTGCAGGTACAGTTAGTTTGGAAAATATGTCACCGGTTATCGTTGACCCGGCGGAAGCGCAAGCGTATGTGGATATGGACGTCATGCATGCCCGCAGTAAAGTAGAACGACGTGTAAAAATAATACCGAACCGTGATGAAGTGCCAAATGGCAAATTATACTGGTTTGTTTGGGTGAATGTTGAACGTAACGAAAACGGCCCATTTTATGCTGGTGTAGCCGGAAGCGAATTCATCGTTGATCGTTCGATAAAACGCGCCTATAAATCCATGCCTCAGCATGTTACACATATGGAAAAGTCTTTAAAAGGAAAAATTGTTGTAGAACACATGGATGAGCCTTCGAAAAAAGTACTTAAGGATTTTCTGGTCGACTTTGACGAGGACATGTGGAAGAATTCAACCGATGAATTAAAACAGGCGTTACCAGAATAA
- a CDS encoding YwgA family protein, producing the protein MLTNHARLMQFFSVAKEITGRKKMQKMIYILQKSNVPFEEKFHFHFYGPYSEELTLRVEELYNLGFLNETKEDKGNYSRYHYTITSEGETFLEQFSVEMPAISGRVEMLQHFSSRFLELVATMLYFDDLSFDQMVEKIHRVKGKQNYTDEEMQTALSVIDGMKH; encoded by the coding sequence ATGTTGACTAATCACGCGCGATTGATGCAGTTTTTTTCAGTAGCAAAAGAAATTACAGGCAGGAAAAAAATGCAAAAAATGATCTATATTCTTCAAAAAAGCAATGTGCCTTTTGAGGAAAAATTCCATTTTCATTTTTACGGTCCATACTCGGAGGAGCTGACGTTAAGGGTAGAGGAGCTTTACAACCTGGGATTTCTGAATGAAACAAAAGAAGATAAGGGAAATTACTCCAGGTACCATTATACAATCACGTCTGAAGGGGAGACGTTTTTGGAACAATTCTCTGTCGAAATGCCTGCTATCTCAGGTCGGGTGGAAATGTTGCAACACTTTAGTTCCCGGTTTCTTGAGCTTGTTGCGACAATGCTTTATTTTGACGATTTGTCCTTCGATCAAATGGTAGAAAAAATTCATCGCGTTAAGGGGAAGCAAAATTATACAGATGAAGAAATGCAGACCGCACTAAGTGTTATCGATGGGATGAAACACTAG
- a CDS encoding HD domain-containing protein produces MAYKDEQLHEEKVFKDPVHRYVHVNDRVIWDLIATPEFQRLRRIKQLGTTNYTFHGAEHSRFNHSLGVYEIVRRIIYNFKGRKHWNEDERLLSLCAALLHDLGHGPFSHSFEKVFKLDHEHFTQKIILGNTHINQILERVSTGFAQKTADVIAKTYEDKLVVSLISSQIDADRMDYLQRDAYFTGVSYGHFDMERILRVMRPIDDQVVIKSTGMHAVEDYIMSRYQMYWQVYFHPVTRSAEVILSKILQRVKYLFESHAFTFKLEPTHFLSFFEGDVALDEYLKLDEAVVQYYFQMWQEEDDAILSDLCERFMNRRLFKYIEFNPNVQREAWLELQALFQDSGLDPDYYLVVDSSSDLPYDFYRPGEDEGRLPIHLRMPNEELKELSSQSDIVEAISGKKRTDHKLYFPKDLLDELTDEDKKQRINEILYGQGEIKDVD; encoded by the coding sequence ATGGCATATAAAGATGAACAATTACATGAGGAAAAGGTGTTTAAGGATCCTGTACATAGATATGTGCACGTCAATGATAGGGTCATTTGGGATCTGATTGCTACACCTGAATTTCAGCGGCTGCGCCGGATTAAGCAGCTTGGGACAACGAATTATACCTTTCACGGTGCGGAGCATAGCCGTTTCAATCACTCCCTTGGCGTTTATGAAATTGTAAGGCGGATTATTTACAATTTTAAAGGGAGGAAGCATTGGAATGAGGATGAGCGCTTGCTTAGCTTATGTGCGGCGCTGCTTCATGATTTAGGGCATGGGCCGTTTTCCCATTCTTTTGAGAAGGTTTTTAAACTGGATCATGAACATTTTACACAAAAAATAATTCTCGGCAATACCCATATTAATCAAATTTTAGAGCGTGTTAGTACAGGTTTTGCGCAAAAGACCGCTGATGTGATTGCAAAAACATATGAAGATAAATTAGTTGTCAGCCTCATTTCAAGTCAGATTGATGCGGATCGAATGGATTACCTGCAGCGTGACGCTTATTTTACCGGGGTGAGCTACGGACACTTTGATATGGAGCGAATCCTCAGGGTAATGCGCCCGATTGATGACCAGGTTGTCATTAAGTCAACGGGGATGCATGCGGTTGAGGACTATATTATGAGTCGCTACCAAATGTACTGGCAGGTATATTTTCATCCTGTGACGAGAAGTGCGGAAGTCATTTTGTCGAAAATCCTGCAACGCGTGAAATATTTATTTGAATCGCATGCCTTCACATTTAAGCTCGAACCAACACATTTCCTGTCTTTTTTTGAGGGGGATGTTGCGCTGGATGAGTATTTGAAGCTGGATGAGGCTGTTGTGCAATATTATTTTCAAATGTGGCAGGAAGAAGATGATGCGATTTTAAGCGATTTATGCGAACGGTTCATGAATCGCCGCCTGTTTAAATATATCGAATTCAATCCGAATGTACAGCGCGAGGCATGGCTGGAGCTACAAGCGTTGTTTCAGGACTCAGGACTTGACCCGGATTATTATTTGGTTGTAGATTCGTCCTCGGATTTGCCGTACGATTTCTATCGCCCAGGGGAGGATGAGGGGCGTCTGCCTATCCATTTACGCATGCCGAATGAGGAATTAAAAGAGCTTTCCAGCCAATCCGATATTGTCGAAGCGATTTCCGGAAAAAAACGCACAGATCACAAGCTTTATTTTCCAAAGGATTTATTGGATGAGCTGACTGATGAAGATAAGAAACAACGTATCAATGAAATCTTATACGGCCAGGGAGAGATCAAGGATGTTGACTAA
- a CDS encoding lipoate--protein ligase family protein produces the protein MKNWKEIISHTTFRYLDHADKHTFHHEPYTALTSFAIDDALSLSVSDEKTPPAIRLWVHPDTIVLGIPDARLPYIEDGVKLLSERGYHVVVRNSGGLAVALDGGVLNISLILPGVKHISIYDCYEAMVSFVKYMLRDVTNEIEAYEIVGSYCPGDYDLSIHGRKFAGISQRRVKDGAAIQIYLDVEGNSFERAALIREFYAVSKRDEETKFDYPTVKPEVMASLSELLGEPMTVKDMKNRVYHALEDFSDELVTTDFSVEELIVFEKRLEQMKKRNERIAGMQ, from the coding sequence ATGAAAAACTGGAAAGAAATCATTAGCCATACAACATTTCGATACCTTGATCACGCAGATAAACATACATTTCATCACGAGCCCTACACGGCGTTAACATCTTTTGCGATAGATGACGCTTTGTCACTGTCGGTTAGTGATGAAAAGACTCCACCTGCCATCCGCCTGTGGGTCCACCCTGACACCATTGTCCTTGGGATACCTGACGCGCGCCTTCCCTATATTGAAGATGGTGTCAAATTGCTAAGCGAGCGGGGATATCATGTGGTGGTACGGAATTCCGGCGGTCTTGCAGTTGCGCTGGACGGTGGTGTATTAAATATTTCACTTATTTTACCAGGCGTTAAACATATTTCCATTTATGACTGTTATGAAGCGATGGTCAGCTTCGTAAAATACATGCTGCGTGACGTAACGAATGAGATTGAAGCCTATGAAATCGTCGGCTCCTATTGCCCGGGGGATTATGATTTAAGTATTCACGGAAGAAAATTTGCCGGCATCTCTCAGCGTCGTGTCAAAGACGGTGCCGCGATCCAAATCTATTTGGATGTGGAAGGCAACAGCTTCGAGCGCGCTGCCTTAATTCGAGAATTTTATGCTGTAAGTAAGCGAGATGAAGAGACAAAATTTGATTATCCAACCGTGAAGCCGGAAGTCATGGCTTCCCTATCGGAATTATTGGGAGAACCAATGACGGTGAAAGATATGAAAAATCGTGTATATCATGCTTTGGAGGATTTTAGTGATGAGCTTGTTACGACAGATTTTTCGGTGGAGGAGCTTATCGTATTTGAAAAGCGGCTGGAGCAAATGAAGAAGCGGAATGAGCGTATTGCGGGGATGCAATAG
- the pta gene encoding phosphate acetyltransferase: protein MSTLFDQLKDKVATENKSIVFPEGLDERILTAASQLSAAGILTPILIGEKASIKQKAGEIAVDVSSCKILDPKEFAEFDLMVETFVERRKGKATEEDARKMLLDGNYFGTMLVYMNQADGLVSGATHSTADTVRPALQIIKTKEGIKKTSGVFVMVRDDEKYVFADCAINMAPEAQDLAEIAVESAVTADLFDVDPRIAMLSFSTKGSAKSEETEKVTEALQIAKEKNPSLVIDGEFQFDAAIVPSVAEKKAPDSVLNGDANTFIFPSLEAGNIGYKIAQRLGGFEAVGPVLQGLNKPVNDLSRGCSADDVFKLALITAAQA from the coding sequence ATGAGTACATTATTTGATCAATTAAAAGACAAAGTAGCAACAGAAAATAAATCGATTGTTTTTCCAGAAGGATTGGATGAGCGTATTTTAACTGCAGCAAGCCAATTAAGCGCAGCAGGGATTTTAACACCTATTTTAATTGGGGAGAAAGCGAGCATAAAACAAAAAGCCGGGGAGATTGCTGTGGACGTGTCTTCCTGTAAGATATTGGATCCTAAGGAATTTGCAGAATTTGACTTGATGGTTGAGACGTTTGTGGAAAGACGCAAAGGGAAAGCGACAGAAGAAGATGCTAGAAAAATGTTGCTTGACGGGAATTATTTCGGTACTATGCTCGTTTATATGAATCAGGCAGACGGCTTGGTGAGCGGTGCAACACATTCTACAGCTGACACGGTCCGCCCGGCACTCCAAATCATTAAAACGAAAGAAGGCATCAAGAAAACATCCGGTGTATTCGTGATGGTTCGTGACGATGAAAAATATGTCTTTGCTGATTGTGCCATCAATATGGCGCCGGAAGCTCAAGATCTTGCTGAAATAGCGGTAGAGAGCGCCGTAACCGCTGATTTATTTGATGTCGATCCACGCATCGCCATGCTAAGCTTTTCAACAAAAGGCTCTGCAAAATCAGAGGAAACGGAAAAAGTTACGGAAGCATTACAAATTGCCAAGGAAAAAAATCCATCCCTTGTGATTGATGGAGAATTCCAATTTGATGCCGCAATTGTCCCAAGCGTCGCAGAAAAGAAAGCCCCGGATTCTGTACTGAATGGGGATGCAAATACGTTTATTTTTCCTAGTCTAGAAGCTGGAAATATTGGCTATAAAATTGCACAACGTTTAGGTGGATTTGAAGCGGTTGGCCCGGTCCTGCAGGGATTGAACAAACCGGTGAATGATCTCTCACGTGGCTGCAGTGCAGATGATGTGTTTAAATTGGCGCTGATAACAGCGGCTCAAGCTTAA
- the hemQ gene encoding hydrogen peroxide-dependent heme synthase: protein MVEAVETMDGWYSLHDLRSIDWNSWKLASEEERKEAIDGFDKLLAKWDAVEEEKKGSHVLYKIVGQKADLIFMFLRPTMDELTDIETEFNKSKLAEFLIPTHSYVSVVELAKYRPQKDGVDPETLPETQERLKPILPKWEHICFYPMDRRRTGDENWYTLEKGDRGKLLYEHSKTGRKYAGKVKQIITGSIGLDDWEWGVTLFAHDPLQFKKIVYEMRFDEVSSRYGEFGEFFVGNRLPREDVADYLSV, encoded by the coding sequence ATGGTTGAAGCAGTAGAAACCATGGACGGCTGGTATAGCCTGCATGATCTGCGTAGTATAGATTGGAATTCATGGAAATTAGCATCAGAAGAAGAACGCAAGGAAGCAATTGATGGCTTTGACAAACTGCTTGCGAAGTGGGACGCAGTTGAAGAAGAGAAGAAAGGAAGCCATGTGCTTTATAAGATCGTGGGGCAGAAAGCTGACTTAATCTTCATGTTCCTGCGCCCGACGATGGACGAGTTAACAGACATTGAAACAGAATTCAATAAATCAAAACTTGCGGAGTTTCTAATCCCCACGCATTCCTATGTATCTGTGGTGGAGCTTGCCAAGTACCGTCCGCAAAAAGACGGGGTTGATCCGGAGACATTGCCGGAAACACAAGAACGGTTGAAACCAATTCTTCCAAAATGGGAGCATATTTGCTTCTACCCAATGGACAGGCGCCGCACTGGTGATGAAAATTGGTATACATTGGAAAAAGGAGATCGCGGGAAACTGCTTTATGAACATAGCAAAACCGGCCGTAAATATGCTGGGAAGGTAAAACAAATTATTACCGGATCCATTGGCCTGGATGACTGGGAATGGGGCGTTACATTATTTGCCCATGACCCATTGCAATTTAAGAAAATCGTTTATGAAATGCGTTTTGATGAAGTGAGCTCTCGCTATGGTGAATTTGGAGAATTCTTCGTTGGGAATAGGTTGCCGAGGGAAGATGTAGCAGATTATTTGAGCGTGTAG
- the gerQ gene encoding spore coat protein GerQ: MSQDENNSNQQFQNPYQPYPYYYYPQASPAYYPYPAYYRQETAPPQQQQQQQMQQAQQAQQAQQQAGEGGMLPIQQSYIENILRLNQGEHVTVYMTFENNDQWNAQIFEGVIEAAGRDHLILSDPQSGRRYLLLMVYLDYVVFDGEINYAYPYGGNGQLANFPPR, encoded by the coding sequence ATGAGTCAAGATGAAAACAATTCAAATCAACAGTTTCAAAATCCCTACCAGCCTTACCCTTACTATTATTACCCTCAAGCATCACCCGCGTACTATCCGTACCCGGCGTACTATAGACAGGAAACCGCACCACCACAACAGCAACAGCAACAACAAATGCAACAAGCGCAGCAGGCACAACAAGCACAACAACAAGCTGGGGAAGGCGGCATGCTTCCAATTCAGCAATCTTACATTGAAAACATTTTGCGACTAAACCAAGGTGAGCATGTTACGGTTTACATGACGTTTGAAAATAATGACCAGTGGAATGCGCAAATTTTTGAAGGGGTTATTGAAGCGGCAGGAAGAGATCACCTCATATTAAGTGATCCACAATCAGGCAGGCGTTACCTGCTTCTAATGGTCTACCTTGACTATGTCGTATTTGATGGCGAAATTAATTATGCCTACCCATATGGCGGAAACGGCCAGTTGGCGAATTTCCCACCAAGATAA
- a CDS encoding DUF423 domain-containing protein, protein MTKVFLILGVINGFLAVALGAFGAHGLEGRVSANALKTWDKAVNYQMFHTMALLITGLLLAKFTSGGAVWAGWMFFAGIILFSGSLYIYSTTAIKTFAMITPIGGLAFLIGWVLLGIALLRHL, encoded by the coding sequence ATGACAAAGGTTTTTCTGATACTTGGTGTAATAAATGGATTTTTAGCTGTGGCACTCGGTGCATTCGGCGCACATGGTTTAGAGGGAAGGGTGTCTGCGAATGCATTAAAAACATGGGATAAAGCTGTGAATTATCAAATGTTTCACACCATGGCACTTCTCATAACAGGCCTCCTTTTAGCGAAATTCACCAGTGGAGGAGCTGTTTGGGCAGGTTGGATGTTCTTTGCGGGGATTATTTTATTCTCAGGAAGTCTCTATATCTATTCCACGACTGCGATCAAGACATTTGCTATGATTACCCCAATTGGTGGTTTAGCATTTTTAATCGGGTGGGTTTTACTTGGAATAGCTTTGTTAAGACATCTATAG
- a CDS encoding YwdI family protein, giving the protein MEVGNNTVIQKMITELNHAKEQHNQDKMIKHIENVRLLCDLFLEEDSPSTGNKEAISAEEMKAMLGKQSSENKQRTSTKMDHDVANGDSIFDF; this is encoded by the coding sequence ATGGAGGTAGGAAATAATACTGTAATTCAGAAGATGATCACTGAATTAAATCACGCAAAGGAGCAGCATAATCAGGATAAAATGATCAAGCATATTGAAAATGTTCGTTTATTATGCGATCTTTTTTTAGAGGAAGACTCTCCTTCTACAGGTAATAAAGAGGCTATATCAGCTGAAGAAATGAAGGCAATGCTTGGCAAACAATCAAGCGAAAATAAACAAAGGACATCAACGAAAATGGACCATGACGTGGCAAATGGAGACTCAATTTTTGATTTTTAG
- a CDS encoding phasin family protein yields the protein MADTLKKGFLLGIGAAVSGKEKLDSKLSELVEKNELTSEQARTVMNNFIEKGEMKKDEWSTKQFEQTQGMAKDFGLATKEDINELRARITELEAKLEDQ from the coding sequence ATGGCTGATACATTAAAAAAAGGATTTCTACTCGGAATTGGTGCTGCAGTTAGCGGGAAAGAAAAACTGGATAGTAAGCTCAGTGAACTAGTTGAAAAAAATGAATTAACATCAGAGCAGGCAAGAACAGTGATGAATAATTTTATTGAAAAAGGCGAAATGAAGAAAGACGAATGGAGCACCAAGCAATTTGAGCAAACACAAGGAATGGCGAAAGATTTCGGGCTAGCGACAAAAGAAGATATCAATGAACTAAGAGCCAGAATTACCGAGCTTGAAGCAAAACTTGAGGATCAATAA
- a CDS encoding ABC1 kinase family protein, whose amino-acid sequence MKGSLKYNFIYRYTVIVWMVIKFIFKIYFFLFRHSVWDSKTQKKWNDLLVNMAKEYRIKAVSLGGVLVKVGQFLTTRTDIMPDVFIKELSGLVDQVKPMSFDYAKSLMEEEWGAAIDEHLLEINESSIASASIGEVYQGKLKDGTPVAVKVQRYRIQEIFRKDFIALRMVFWIIAKFTSFGKNADMKALFHEIVRVMDRELDFEQELEFGKYFRERYQDDDYVHIPAFHEDLTTTKVLVMEWMDGAKITDLEYIKEHDINVEETTKTLFDFYIDQFLNPGNFHADPHSGNILVQQDGTIAIIDFGMVGELSKQDTHNFKMFVQGFIIDDYDIIIDALEEMNFLLPDADRKQLKKNLKQAVEMYESGSFKDLDADAMAKIKNEVRHFVKEEPIQLPADYAYYGRAVSIVVGILFTVYPDMDIEEWAKPKIKQWFGTRNILESIYKQKAKDLAKPILSMPNALLSFLESGEKDRQWDKEKHHTQLKHHFYLLLEVISFIMIVVGIGLAVYASIFNSMTISIIAIVLIALFTTTTSILLFKHFRMIRSRK is encoded by the coding sequence TTGAAAGGCTCCCTTAAATATAATTTTATCTATCGCTATACCGTCATCGTTTGGATGGTTATTAAATTTATCTTTAAAATTTACTTCTTCCTTTTTCGCCATAGTGTATGGGATAGTAAAACGCAAAAAAAATGGAATGATCTATTAGTAAATATGGCAAAGGAATATCGGATTAAAGCAGTAAGTCTTGGTGGTGTATTGGTAAAGGTTGGTCAGTTTCTAACTACAAGAACGGACATTATGCCAGATGTTTTTATCAAAGAGCTTTCTGGTTTAGTTGACCAGGTAAAACCAATGTCATTCGATTATGCCAAATCACTCATGGAAGAAGAGTGGGGGGCGGCCATTGATGAACATCTACTGGAAATTAATGAATCTTCCATCGCTTCTGCCTCGATTGGAGAAGTTTATCAGGGAAAATTAAAAGATGGAACTCCAGTTGCTGTAAAAGTGCAACGGTACCGTATACAGGAAATTTTTCGAAAAGATTTCATTGCATTACGAATGGTATTTTGGATTATAGCTAAGTTTACTTCATTTGGTAAAAATGCAGATATGAAAGCACTTTTTCACGAAATTGTCCGTGTCATGGATCGTGAGTTGGATTTTGAGCAGGAGCTGGAATTCGGAAAGTATTTCAGGGAACGCTATCAAGATGATGACTATGTACATATCCCTGCTTTTCATGAAGATTTAACCACAACGAAAGTACTCGTAATGGAATGGATGGATGGAGCAAAAATAACAGATCTGGAATATATTAAGGAACATGATATTAATGTAGAGGAAACAACGAAGACGCTGTTTGATTTTTATATCGATCAATTTCTGAACCCGGGTAATTTTCATGCGGATCCACATAGCGGGAATATTTTAGTACAGCAGGATGGAACAATTGCAATTATTGATTTTGGTATGGTGGGTGAATTAAGTAAACAAGATACACATAATTTTAAAATGTTTGTTCAGGGTTTTATCATAGATGATTATGATATCATCATCGATGCACTGGAAGAGATGAATTTCCTGCTGCCGGATGCAGATAGGAAGCAACTTAAAAAAAACCTGAAACAAGCGGTTGAAATGTATGAGAGCGGATCTTTTAAGGACTTAGACGCTGATGCAATGGCAAAAATTAAAAATGAGGTTCGTCATTTCGTCAAAGAAGAGCCCATTCAATTGCCTGCAGATTATGCCTATTACGGCAGGGCAGTTTCCATTGTGGTTGGGATATTATTCACGGTTTATCCGGACATGGATATTGAAGAATGGGCAAAACCAAAGATTAAGCAATGGTTTGGTACGCGAAACATCCTTGAATCGATCTATAAACAGAAAGCAAAAGACTTGGCAAAGCCTATTTTATCCATGCCAAATGCATTGCTTTCTTTCCTGGAAAGCGGGGAAAAGGATAGGCAGTGGGATAAAGAGAAGCATCATACTCAACTGAAGCATCACTTTTATTTACTTTTAGAGGTCATTAGTTTTATCATGATAGTAGTAGGAATTGGATTAGCGGTTTATGCTAGCATCTTCAATTCAATGACCATTAGCATAATCGCAATTGTGCTCATAGCTTTATTTACAACTACAACAAGTATACTCTTGTTTAAACATTTTCGAATGATCCGATCCAGAAAGTGA
- a CDS encoding YjiH family protein produces MGENKYKLIDHLKFIIPSLLGIFLFMTPVPTDDGFTIPIAVLATWVQELLAGQLSAIMMIIIVFTAVMTMIAKFIGPNAFAKTPFFQSLFYTGWFWTITRVLAGIFAIMVFFRLGPEAVHGPDTGQMLLDDLLHVLFAVFLFAGLFLPLLMNFGLLELFGTLMTKIMRPLFKLPGRASIDSLASWIGDGTIGVLLSSKQYETGYYTKREAAVIGTTFSVVSITFSLVIISEVGLAHMFVPFYLTVLIAGFVAALIMPRIPPLSRKADTYINEAADGISEEIPEEHTRLSFGYEKALERGRKETSVYKFFKEGGQNILDMWMGVAPIVMAFGLVALIIAEFTPVFQWLGMPFVPLLELMQVPEAAAASETILIGFADMFLPAIFAASIEAEITRFIIATLSVTQLIYMSEVGGLLLGSKVPVSFKDLVVVFLLRTIITLPIITLIAHIIF; encoded by the coding sequence ATGGGGGAAAATAAATACAAATTAATCGATCATTTAAAATTTATCATCCCATCATTACTTGGTATCTTCTTGTTTATGACACCTGTACCAACAGATGATGGATTTACGATACCAATCGCCGTTTTAGCAACTTGGGTGCAAGAGCTTTTAGCCGGTCAGCTATCTGCCATTATGATGATTATTATCGTTTTTACAGCAGTGATGACAATGATTGCCAAATTTATAGGACCTAACGCGTTTGCTAAAACACCATTTTTCCAAAGTCTTTTTTATACAGGCTGGTTTTGGACCATTACAAGAGTCCTTGCAGGGATATTTGCCATTATGGTCTTCTTCCGATTAGGGCCGGAAGCAGTTCATGGTCCGGACACCGGGCAAATGCTACTGGATGACTTGCTGCATGTATTATTCGCTGTCTTTTTATTTGCGGGCCTGTTTTTACCCTTATTAATGAATTTCGGTTTGCTGGAATTATTCGGAACATTGATGACGAAGATTATGCGTCCTTTATTTAAACTTCCAGGCCGTGCATCGATTGATTCCTTAGCTTCATGGATCGGTGATGGGACAATTGGGGTGCTACTGTCAAGTAAGCAATATGAGACAGGTTATTATACGAAACGGGAAGCCGCTGTTATTGGTACAACGTTTTCTGTCGTGTCGATCACATTTTCACTGGTCATTATTTCTGAAGTGGGACTTGCGCATATGTTCGTTCCGTTTTATTTAACTGTTCTGATTGCAGGTTTTGTGGCTGCATTAATCATGCCTCGTATCCCGCCACTGTCTAGGAAGGCTGATACGTATATCAATGAAGCTGCCGATGGGATCTCAGAAGAAATTCCTGAGGAGCATACGAGACTTTCATTTGGCTACGAAAAAGCACTGGAACGCGGTAGAAAAGAAACGAGTGTTTATAAGTTCTTTAAAGAAGGCGGACAAAATATTCTCGATATGTGGATGGGTGTAGCCCCGATTGTTATGGCTTTTGGTTTAGTTGCATTAATTATCGCGGAATTTACACCGGTGTTCCAGTGGCTTGGAATGCCTTTCGTACCACTGCTTGAATTGATGCAGGTTCCGGAAGCTGCCGCAGCATCAGAGACGATTTTAATCGGGTTCGCTGATATGTTCTTACCAGCCATTTTCGCCGCATCGATTGAAGCGGAAATCACACGATTCATCATCGCTACCCTATCTGTTACACAATTAATCTATATGTCCGAAGTCGGTGGACTGTTGCTCGGATCGAAAGTCCCTGTCTCGTTTAAGGATCTCGTTGTAGTATTCTTGCTTCGGACGATCATTACATTGCCGATTATTACATTGATTGCACATATTATATTTTAA
- a CDS encoding biotin/lipoyl-binding protein, translating to MMEYEVYPRRWGYGHIITSPVKGSVESIKVELGEKVRGQQLLAIIQDEQRNIKRILFGTTGVIETVAVKAGDKVVRGDVLLYIKEDELVWEEH from the coding sequence ATGATGGAATATGAAGTGTACCCAAGACGCTGGGGTTACGGACATATTATAACAAGCCCAGTTAAAGGAAGTGTGGAAAGTATTAAAGTCGAATTAGGTGAAAAAGTTCGCGGTCAGCAATTGTTAGCAATTATTCAAGATGAACAGAGAAATATAAAGCGAATTTTGTTTGGGACAACTGGAGTAATTGAGACAGTGGCTGTAAAAGCTGGTGACAAAGTAGTTCGTGGCGATGTTCTACTTTATATAAAGGAAGATGAATTAGTTTGGGAAGAACATTGA
- a CDS encoding shikimate kinase: MSCTIILIGPICSGKSTVAEVLSSKTGIPQRPMDDLRFDYYKEIGFSEIRQNEIRETYGYMAMYTYWKTFEAHAVTLEDYPNCTHDFGAGHSVYEDQRLFKEVKSALIDYENIFLLLPSQNEQESINVLNERLKGVTTNNDMYQLNEHFVKHKSNKLLAKYIVYTNGSSPEEIADKIIEKSNINA, translated from the coding sequence ATGTCTTGTACTATTATTTTAATCGGCCCAATTTGTTCTGGTAAAAGTACAGTGGCTGAAGTGCTTTCAAGTAAAACTGGAATTCCCCAACGACCAATGGATGATTTACGATTTGATTATTACAAAGAAATAGGCTTTAGTGAAATAAGGCAAAATGAAATACGCGAAACTTATGGTTATATGGCTATGTATACGTATTGGAAAACGTTTGAAGCACACGCGGTTACGCTGGAGGATTACCCAAATTGTACCCATGATTTCGGTGCCGGCCACTCTGTTTATGAAGACCAACGTTTATTCAAAGAAGTCAAGAGTGCTCTCATTGACTATGAAAATATATTTTTATTGCTGCCAAGTCAAAATGAACAGGAATCCATTAATGTCCTAAACGAAAGACTAAAAGGTGTGACCACTAACAATGATATGTACCAGTTAAATGAGCACTTTGTTAAACATAAGTCTAATAAGTTGCTAGCTAAATATATTGTTTACACAAATGGCAGTTCTCCAGAAGAAATTGCTGATAAAATAATTGAAAAATCTAATATAAACGCTTAG